A genomic region of Bacteroidales bacterium contains the following coding sequences:
- a CDS encoding AAA family ATPase — translation MLQSLHIQNYALISSLDMEFSRGLTTITGETGAGKSIL, via the coding sequence TGTTACAGTCGCTTCATATTCAGAATTATGCACTGATCAGTTCCCTGGATATGGAGTTTAGCAGGGGACTTACAACCATCACCGGAGAAACCGGAGCCGGCAAATCAATTCT